The Cucumis melo cultivar AY chromosome 5, USDA_Cmelo_AY_1.0, whole genome shotgun sequence genome has a segment encoding these proteins:
- the LOC127149605 gene encoding uncharacterized protein LOC127149605, with protein sequence MVSKPDQVVLAPFNPEGHWALLAINAYEDTVFYLDSLRTTSKATTRYVTDTAIAIFHSQKNINKSRKQTLWRTVKCPLQVGSTTCGYYVMKYMREIVNRGSIVISDSVCYISNYFFCTYNNFHEY encoded by the exons ATGGTGTCCAAACCCGACCAAGTAGTTCTTGCTCCTTTTAATCCCGA gggtcattgggcactgcttgctataaatgcgtatgaggatacagtgttttaccttgactcgctaaggacgacatcaaaagcaactacaagatatgtaaccgACAC AGCAATAGCAATATTTCACTCacaaaagaacattaataaaagcaggaaacaaactttatggcgaacagtaaag tgtccactacaagtcgggagcactacgtgtggatactatgtcatgaagtatatgagagaaattgtaaataggggaagcattgtcatctcggattcggtatgttatatatcaaactatttcttttgtacgtataataattttcatgaatactaa